In Streptomyces sp. ML-6, a single window of DNA contains:
- a CDS encoding ATP-binding protein, whose product MRMPIRHVAGNVMWTVHGQVWAVYRVAGADAAHASRRAKEQRLGQLEALVKALKGESMLLSLCPAVDPASVVAKMTEGIDLAGCGRYRQAIGVLRGQLEQLELTGRTDWLAVPLAMTRGESVREVFAAARADVALQLGLLPRPVSAREEDERLAQAQRMASVWPPGIALRPATTAEVLWIYGHSARRGVFEPVLPEGAGPGMRGRGRGAAALGQVVLAEGGNLFDELDGQGLGGGGAGSVRAGRQKAGRANPFARRWLEVTTEWGPSYQVMLALSEMPEAFAFPGSEYLSSLDAFSFPVDWVVRLSVSSGTEAEAKTRRQARELANQYSEYDGETAGVPASVDKAVGGLDEYRERLTASQTEVEVRAMTALCVWGGTPEEAERRAGELAGHFTGNEYTFTRPHGEQENLWYGMLPGTRTPRVMAQYAQYLVARDFAMAGPFTGSGLGDASGPLFGLQLAGGGVRPVLTDWARGPRENTSATAAFIGELGAGKTTAMKSAVYSVLAAGRRLRGGTRRGRAVIVDRTPRQEWLRYAQACPGETECITIDDQAAVSLDPLRLFAGREAQRFTESFLTLLLGLAPMSDEGIALSEAVEAVLAEPHPSMRVLVEELTNRGASGDTHSAMAARRLSAVRRKDLARAVFDESLPVVRGSSADTLVFSVSSLALPTKSELRGGERLEKMEFEKIFGRAVMYLIAALSRKVAYADLDEFALVVWDECWWLTSSPEGLALALELVKDGRKHNAGALFGGHDDDDIGPDDEGGQILRGLIPRKFVFRQTDRNLARRTLLFLGCNPDDEDLLALVMTGLSPNSAEFGDEERAARAGECLHRDLTGRIGAMQVTLPADEQAVAHIHSQPMQSAAA is encoded by the coding sequence AGCTGGAGGCGCTGGTCAAGGCGCTCAAGGGTGAGTCGATGCTGCTGAGTCTGTGCCCGGCCGTCGACCCGGCGAGTGTGGTCGCGAAGATGACCGAGGGGATCGATCTGGCGGGCTGTGGCCGGTACCGGCAGGCCATCGGTGTGCTGCGGGGGCAGTTGGAGCAGTTGGAGCTGACGGGGCGTACGGACTGGCTCGCAGTTCCGCTTGCGATGACGCGCGGGGAGTCGGTACGGGAGGTTTTCGCGGCGGCGCGTGCGGATGTTGCTCTGCAGCTGGGGCTGCTTCCGCGGCCGGTGTCGGCGCGCGAGGAGGACGAGCGCCTGGCCCAGGCGCAGCGGATGGCGTCGGTGTGGCCGCCGGGTATTGCTCTGCGTCCGGCGACGACGGCGGAGGTTTTGTGGATCTACGGGCACAGTGCCCGTCGTGGGGTGTTCGAGCCGGTGCTGCCGGAGGGTGCGGGGCCGGGGATGCGGGGCCGGGGGCGGGGTGCGGCGGCGCTCGGCCAGGTGGTGCTCGCCGAGGGCGGCAACCTGTTCGACGAACTCGACGGGCAGGGCCTGGGCGGTGGCGGGGCCGGTTCTGTCCGGGCGGGGAGGCAGAAGGCAGGGCGAGCGAATCCGTTCGCGCGGCGCTGGCTGGAGGTGACCACGGAGTGGGGGCCCTCGTATCAGGTGATGCTCGCGCTCTCCGAGATGCCCGAGGCGTTCGCGTTTCCCGGGTCGGAGTATCTGTCCTCCCTGGATGCGTTCTCGTTCCCGGTGGACTGGGTGGTGCGCCTGAGCGTCTCCTCCGGTACCGAGGCGGAGGCGAAGACGCGGCGTCAGGCGCGTGAGCTCGCCAACCAGTACAGCGAATACGACGGTGAGACCGCGGGTGTCCCGGCCAGCGTCGACAAGGCAGTGGGCGGGCTGGACGAGTACCGCGAGCGGCTGACCGCCTCGCAGACGGAGGTCGAGGTCCGTGCCATGACCGCCCTGTGCGTGTGGGGCGGCACCCCGGAGGAGGCCGAGCGGCGGGCCGGGGAGCTCGCCGGGCACTTCACCGGCAACGAGTACACCTTCACCCGGCCGCACGGTGAGCAGGAGAACCTCTGGTACGGGATGCTGCCTGGTACCCGCACTCCGCGGGTCATGGCCCAGTACGCGCAGTACCTGGTGGCGCGGGACTTCGCGATGGCCGGCCCTTTCACGGGCAGCGGGCTGGGGGATGCCTCGGGGCCGTTGTTCGGGCTGCAGCTGGCCGGCGGCGGGGTCAGGCCGGTGCTGACGGACTGGGCGCGCGGCCCGCGGGAGAACACCTCGGCGACCGCGGCGTTCATCGGGGAGCTCGGTGCGGGCAAGACGACCGCGATGAAGTCGGCCGTGTATTCCGTGCTCGCCGCGGGCCGGCGGCTGCGGGGCGGTACCCGGCGGGGCCGGGCCGTGATCGTGGACCGGACCCCGCGCCAGGAATGGCTCCGCTACGCGCAGGCGTGCCCCGGCGAGACCGAGTGCATCACCATCGACGACCAGGCGGCCGTTTCTCTCGATCCTTTGCGGCTGTTCGCCGGGCGGGAAGCGCAGCGGTTCACCGAGTCGTTCTTGACACTGCTGCTGGGGCTGGCTCCCATGAGCGATGAGGGCATCGCCCTGTCGGAGGCGGTCGAGGCGGTGCTGGCCGAGCCGCATCCCTCGATGCGGGTCCTGGTCGAGGAGCTCACCAACCGCGGCGCCTCGGGTGATACGCATTCGGCGATGGCTGCCCGCCGCCTGTCGGCGGTGAGGCGCAAGGACCTGGCTCGCGCGGTGTTCGACGAGTCGCTGCCCGTGGTCCGCGGCTCGTCGGCCGACACCCTGGTCTTCTCGGTGTCCTCGCTGGCGTTGCCCACCAAGAGCGAACTGCGCGGCGGGGAGCGGCTGGAGAAGATGGAGTTCGAGAAGATCTTCGGGCGTGCGGTGATGTACCTGATCGCCGCCCTGTCCCGGAAGGTCGCCTATGCGGACCTGGACGAGTTCGCGCTGGTGGTGTGGGACGAGTGCTGGTGGCTGACGTCCAGCCCGGAGGGCCTGGCGCTGGCGCTGGAGCTGGTCAAGGACGGGCGTAAGCACAATGCCGGTGCTCTCTTCGGCGGGCACGACGATGACGACATCGGCCCTGACGACGAGGGCGGGCAGATCCTGCGCGGGCTGATCCCCCGCAAGTTCGTCTTCCGGCAGACGGACCGCAATCTCGCCCGCCGTACCCTGCTCTTCCTCGGCTGCAACCCGGACGACGAGGACCTCCTCGCCCTGGTCATGACCGGGCTGTCGCCCAACAGCGCCGAGTTCGGTGACGAGGAACGGGCGGCGCGGGCCGGTGAATGTCTGCACCGCGACCTGACCGGCCGAATCGGTGCCATGCAGGTCACACTGCCCGCCGACGAGCAGGCTGTGGCCCACATCCATTCCCAGCCCATGCAGAGCGCAGCAGCATGA
- a CDS encoding bifunctional lytic transglycosylase/C40 family peptidase: MAVSPVLVSAVGVVGVLVLFIAAVANGAAGHEKEAAAPPSVSGAAPGAVAGISPVMLSAYTRAAANVRALRPKCTGMRWSVIAGIGKVESNHASGRTITVGGDVRPRILGVRLNGSGAGGNTSVFSDTDHGRLDGDTAYDRAVGPMQFLPSTWNGPSGQDGNGDGVKDPHNAFDAALGTAVYLCGTGTTDLSRTDQLRKAVYRYNRSEAYVGDVTGYVDEYDHLPAAQDSTAGSATGRAGAVVDAALAQRGTPYVWGGGSTTGPTKGGYDCSGLMLYAFYQGARVTLPRTSQQMRHSGTRVPRSQIRPGDLIVINNDGNWGHVGLYTGNNTMVHAPRPGKTVETTSTSGYWERYDWDVRRVL, translated from the coding sequence TTGGCCGTTTCCCCTGTACTGGTTTCGGCTGTGGGTGTCGTCGGCGTCCTGGTGCTGTTCATTGCCGCTGTCGCAAACGGGGCGGCCGGACACGAGAAGGAGGCCGCCGCCCCGCCGTCCGTGTCCGGGGCGGCCCCGGGGGCGGTGGCCGGCATCAGTCCGGTGATGCTGTCCGCCTACACCCGCGCCGCCGCGAACGTGCGCGCCCTGCGGCCGAAGTGCACGGGCATGCGGTGGTCCGTCATCGCTGGGATCGGCAAGGTCGAGTCCAACCACGCCTCCGGGCGCACCATCACAGTCGGCGGGGATGTCCGCCCGCGTATTCTCGGGGTCCGGCTCAACGGATCCGGGGCCGGGGGGAACACGAGCGTCTTCTCCGACACCGACCACGGCCGGCTCGACGGCGACACCGCGTACGACCGGGCAGTCGGCCCCATGCAGTTCCTGCCCTCCACCTGGAACGGCCCCAGCGGCCAGGACGGAAACGGTGACGGGGTGAAGGACCCGCACAACGCGTTCGACGCCGCGCTCGGAACCGCCGTCTACCTGTGCGGAACCGGGACCACCGACCTGTCCCGGACCGACCAGCTGCGCAAGGCGGTCTACCGCTACAACCGTTCCGAGGCGTACGTGGGCGACGTCACCGGCTACGTCGACGAGTACGACCACCTCCCCGCCGCCCAAGACAGCACGGCGGGGTCGGCGACCGGCCGGGCCGGCGCCGTCGTCGACGCCGCGCTGGCACAGCGCGGCACTCCCTACGTGTGGGGCGGCGGCAGTACCACGGGCCCCACCAAGGGCGGCTACGACTGCTCGGGCCTGATGCTCTACGCCTTCTACCAGGGCGCCCGGGTCACGCTTCCCCGCACCTCCCAGCAGATGCGGCACTCCGGTACCCGGGTCCCCCGCTCGCAGATCCGGCCCGGCGACCTCATCGTCATCAACAACGACGGAAACTGGGGACACGTCGGCCTCTACACCGGCAACAACACCATGGTCCACGCGCCCCGGCCCGGAAAGACCGTCGAGACCACCTCAACGTCCGGGTACTGGGAGCGGTACGACTGGGACGTACGCCGAGTGCTATGA
- a CDS encoding TnsA-like heteromeric transposase endonuclease subunit, with product MARASSQKSTTEGETVSVRYRQADGQFVEAVLDRLIVPEVTGGLPVRDFRWYKGRRHYSGWYHAATVGRLVAYESRLELARILLADFDRGVVEIASQPFQLAGRDGDRLRRHIPDLLLVHSDGLVTVVDVKAPSRMKDPKVTAQFAWTKRICARRGWSYETWSGGDRAVVENVRFLAGYRRPQLLEMDRAPAVLAAARGQSTIGGIEAALAARFPAHAVRPLVLHLIWSGALVADLRRPWRRPPRSRWRHDRPGSDRLPGGAAALLRRRGRGCRAGRTHGHAAQRADG from the coding sequence GTGGCACGCGCTTCGAGCCAGAAGAGCACGACAGAAGGTGAGACGGTCTCGGTCCGCTACCGGCAAGCGGATGGCCAGTTCGTTGAAGCGGTCCTGGACCGCCTCATCGTTCCCGAGGTGACCGGCGGCCTGCCGGTACGGGATTTCCGCTGGTACAAGGGCCGTCGTCATTACTCGGGCTGGTACCACGCCGCCACAGTGGGGCGGCTGGTGGCCTACGAGAGCCGGTTGGAGCTGGCTCGGATTCTGCTGGCCGATTTCGACCGCGGTGTCGTGGAGATCGCCTCCCAGCCCTTCCAGCTGGCCGGTCGTGACGGTGACCGGCTTCGGCGGCACATCCCTGACCTGCTGCTTGTCCACTCTGACGGTCTGGTGACCGTCGTCGATGTCAAAGCCCCCTCACGCATGAAGGACCCGAAAGTGACTGCACAGTTCGCCTGGACGAAGCGCATCTGCGCTCGTCGCGGCTGGTCCTACGAGACCTGGTCGGGCGGCGATCGGGCCGTGGTGGAGAACGTACGGTTCCTCGCGGGCTACCGGCGCCCTCAGCTGCTGGAGATGGACCGGGCGCCGGCAGTGCTCGCGGCGGCCCGGGGCCAGTCGACCATCGGCGGCATCGAGGCGGCCCTGGCCGCTCGGTTTCCGGCACATGCGGTCCGTCCGCTGGTGCTGCACCTGATCTGGTCGGGAGCCCTGGTCGCGGACCTGCGGCGCCCCTGGCGGCGGCCACCTCGATCGAGGTGGCGTCATGACCGGCCGGGCAGTGACCGTCTTCCCGGGGGTGCGGCTGCTCTACTGCGGCGACGTGGCCGAGGTTGTCGAGCTGGAAGGACTCACGGCCACGCTGCGCAACGAGCGGACGGGTGA
- a CDS encoding helix-turn-helix domain-containing protein, protein MTGRAVTVFPGVRLLYCGDVAEVVELEGLTATLRNERTGEFSTLPLGRLAADARSLGAGSEPETQDGSVLLANLSPARRARLHERARHVREVLTGFRAGHPDGAAADEPRPQFQPDLPLGDRTAAKATELKVSPRTIDRWVAAYREAGEAGLVDARAVKGRGSRVDPRWEEALRWVLAELVNASTPTRSAVLRRTEDRLEEEFGAGTVPLPSRATAYRRLAELTKGTSAVSGSAKSRRSIADRPRGAYGRLRATRPGEYVVLDTQDLDIYAMEPVTCRWVPVQLTVAQDLFSRCIVGLRVTACSTKAVDVAGVLFEAVCPPMDTADRPELAPYHGLWDHVVFTEEDAVPGRGLCPPETLVVDHGKAFMSAHVISVCTRLGMSIQPAQPKKPTDKPTVERFFRTLREGLIQHLPAYKGPDIHSRGERIEDQAFFYLHEVEEIVREWISEVFHRRAHEGLTVPHWPHLQLSPLEMLRVGVHRAGRLRMPATAELAFEFLQVRPRTIQHYGVDVDGLRYNGPALDGLRGTTSPYGGRLAGRWPIRVNPDDVRFVYFQDPDDGSWHALEWEHAPALNMAFSTEAAAYARRLAARTGRHIDASKALGDLLARWDQGLVTDRRERRMAVRLSAERAALSLPTLPDQATATSRPELTVVPDPPLGDSDDEDELFDAPQGEDYYADAFEVIE, encoded by the coding sequence ATGACCGGCCGGGCAGTGACCGTCTTCCCGGGGGTGCGGCTGCTCTACTGCGGCGACGTGGCCGAGGTTGTCGAGCTGGAAGGACTCACGGCCACGCTGCGCAACGAGCGGACGGGTGAGTTCAGCACACTGCCGCTCGGGCGGTTGGCGGCCGACGCCCGGTCCCTGGGGGCGGGGAGTGAGCCGGAGACGCAGGATGGGTCTGTCCTGCTGGCGAACCTGTCCCCGGCCCGGCGGGCGAGGCTGCATGAGAGGGCTCGGCATGTCCGGGAGGTGCTGACCGGCTTCCGAGCCGGGCACCCGGACGGCGCCGCGGCCGACGAGCCGCGCCCGCAGTTCCAGCCGGATCTGCCGCTCGGGGACCGCACCGCGGCCAAGGCGACGGAGCTGAAGGTCTCACCTCGGACGATCGACCGGTGGGTGGCTGCCTACCGTGAAGCAGGCGAGGCCGGGCTGGTGGACGCCCGAGCCGTCAAGGGCCGGGGTTCGCGGGTGGATCCGCGCTGGGAGGAGGCCCTGCGCTGGGTGCTGGCCGAGTTGGTGAACGCCTCTACCCCCACCCGGTCCGCGGTGCTGCGCCGCACCGAAGATCGACTGGAAGAGGAGTTCGGGGCCGGGACGGTGCCTCTTCCCTCGCGCGCTACGGCCTACCGGCGCCTGGCGGAGCTGACGAAGGGCACGAGCGCGGTGTCCGGCAGTGCCAAGTCCCGCCGCTCGATCGCGGACCGGCCCCGCGGCGCCTACGGTCGGCTGCGGGCGACGCGGCCGGGTGAGTACGTGGTGCTCGACACGCAGGACCTGGACATCTACGCGATGGAGCCGGTCACCTGCCGCTGGGTTCCCGTCCAGCTCACTGTCGCCCAGGACCTGTTCTCCCGCTGCATCGTGGGCCTGCGGGTGACAGCGTGCTCCACCAAGGCGGTCGACGTCGCCGGGGTGCTGTTCGAAGCCGTCTGCCCGCCCATGGACACTGCGGACCGCCCCGAGCTCGCTCCCTATCACGGGCTGTGGGACCACGTGGTGTTCACCGAGGAGGACGCGGTTCCCGGGCGGGGGCTGTGTCCGCCGGAGACGCTGGTCGTCGACCACGGCAAGGCATTCATGTCGGCCCACGTGATCAGTGTCTGCACCCGGCTGGGCATGTCGATCCAGCCTGCCCAGCCGAAGAAGCCCACCGACAAGCCAACCGTCGAGCGCTTCTTCCGAACGCTGCGGGAGGGGCTGATCCAGCATCTGCCCGCCTACAAGGGCCCGGACATCCACAGCCGCGGGGAGAGGATCGAGGACCAGGCGTTCTTCTACCTCCACGAGGTCGAGGAGATCGTCCGCGAGTGGATCAGCGAGGTGTTCCACCGCCGCGCCCATGAGGGACTCACCGTCCCGCACTGGCCCCACCTGCAGTTGTCCCCGCTGGAGATGCTCCGCGTCGGAGTGCACCGGGCCGGACGGCTGCGGATGCCCGCCACCGCCGAGCTGGCCTTCGAGTTCCTGCAGGTCAGGCCGCGCACCATTCAGCACTACGGCGTCGATGTCGACGGGCTGCGTTACAACGGGCCCGCGCTGGACGGGCTGCGCGGGACGACGAGCCCCTACGGCGGGCGTCTGGCCGGGCGGTGGCCGATCCGCGTCAACCCCGACGACGTGCGGTTCGTCTACTTCCAGGACCCCGACGACGGCTCCTGGCATGCCCTGGAATGGGAACACGCTCCCGCGCTGAACATGGCCTTCAGCACCGAGGCCGCCGCCTACGCCCGGCGGCTGGCCGCCCGCACCGGACGGCACATCGATGCCTCGAAGGCTCTGGGAGATCTGCTGGCCCGCTGGGACCAGGGGCTGGTCACCGACCGCCGCGAGCGTCGCATGGCGGTGCGGCTGTCGGCCGAGCGGGCCGCGCTGTCCCTGCCCACCCTGCCGGACCAGGCCACGGCCACGAGCCGGCCGGAGCTGACGGTGGTGCCAGATCCTCCCCTCGGCGACAGCGACGACGAGGACGAGCTCTTCGATGCCCCGCAGGGCGAGGACTACTACGCCGATGCCTTCGAGGTGATCGAATGA
- a CDS encoding AAA family ATPase, which produces MRQPHLFSLSRKEGWRRFVDEPARQRPATLTRRQLAALGEEAAEDYNDARHDWHANFGIVQTPQLASVHDALDEIVASNRQDGDRIRSAAVIDALPGLGKTTIANLFGRTFDRQQMRRLGQVTDAGHERIPVFRVGLTSNTTLRTLNRMICEFYGHPAADRANAATLASHALDCVLSCESQLGIIDFTDRP; this is translated from the coding sequence ATGAGGCAGCCGCATCTGTTCAGCCTCTCCCGCAAGGAGGGCTGGCGCCGCTTCGTCGACGAGCCGGCCCGGCAGCGCCCCGCGACCCTCACCCGGCGCCAGCTGGCGGCCCTGGGCGAGGAGGCGGCCGAGGACTACAACGACGCCCGGCACGACTGGCATGCCAACTTCGGCATCGTGCAGACACCCCAGCTGGCCTCCGTCCACGATGCGTTGGACGAGATCGTCGCGTCCAACCGGCAAGACGGCGACCGCATCCGTTCCGCGGCCGTCATCGACGCCCTGCCGGGTCTGGGCAAGACCACCATCGCCAACCTCTTCGGCCGCACCTTCGACCGCCAGCAGATGCGCCGCCTGGGCCAGGTCACCGACGCCGGGCACGAGCGCATCCCCGTCTTCCGTGTCGGGCTGACCTCCAACACCACACTGCGGACCCTGAACCGGATGATCTGCGAGTTCTACGGCCACCCGGCCGCCGACCGCGCCAATGCCGCCACCTTGGCCAGTCACGCGCTCGACTGCGTTCTATCCTGCGAGTCCCAGCTGGGGATCATCGACTTTACCGACCGCCCGTAG
- a CDS encoding tyrosine-type recombinase/integrase: protein MTGGLIKRVSPAMVHSYFEYMTTEYPRGAGHGMLLVQLHGADSGQPWAPVGARRMLGRAGKRAGLGLVKPHAFRHTFTSAVLDAADGNTLIARDAGGWASAAMVDEVYGHVDVHDPVFDAALRTVWGETK, encoded by the coding sequence GTGACCGGCGGGCTGATCAAGCGGGTCAGCCCGGCGATGGTGCACTCCTACTTCGAGTACATGACGACCGAGTACCCGCGGGGCGCCGGGCACGGCATGCTCCTGGTCCAGCTGCACGGCGCCGATAGCGGCCAGCCGTGGGCTCCGGTCGGCGCCCGCCGGATGCTCGGCCGGGCCGGGAAACGCGCCGGGTTGGGGCTGGTGAAACCCCATGCCTTCCGGCACACCTTCACCTCGGCGGTTCTCGATGCCGCGGACGGCAACACCCTGATCGCCCGGGACGCCGGCGGCTGGGCGTCGGCCGCGATGGTCGATGAGGTCTACGGGCACGTCGATGTCCACGACCCGGTCTTCGATGCCGCGCTTCGCACGGTCTGGGGTGAGACGAAGTGA
- a CDS encoding tyrosine-type recombinase/integrase, giving the protein MTANSLLPLYTERSDREGRDRLEILTALISAPFFDPIFRGVLVRVPQDHSVYQWGCVVGACERVRSGGTDLCSNHLRQWGKARESGTTRAEFLTAAQPLSRAEFEREGPCSICPDRPAEPRTDLRLCRAHYSSWKYYVAPRDSGADFEQWAAEQEPRGGYGNCKVTVCPGLAESPLGLCSWHWHRYKRDRRPGGAALPASWWQRYESQGRSVPVSCTDENAFRTWCARVDPAPRPGLVNLRGLRPLLRAEIQYTLFAHTQQDRHSIWRLDWIQKLVNLARERDAGSLTDLDLDDFPRFHTSIVKKMLHYLRLVYFTPEQTRDAGFLETDHFGIRFPHRASHIDLTRITQRWLRDLLWDYTAELIRSPHRPRTAVPIDGIRRACTELSAFIEVDAPGGGHDPSALRVEHMHRFIADQRHRERHGLPSLVMKGLYGKPSTVTSVTRTDVFNGVRKLLRNAMENGAAERLGLDREFIIAMPFAGGEPLRARRPFPDEVARALADEANLAQLTEQYDPDDQGMRDVWETIVLTGRRVNEVLKLRWNCIGRYGGLPMFWHDQTKVGNYDTAIRIPDRLYDLLAERQRKTLDRFVARHGRRPTGTERAQLALFTSKVRNPDGATALSYQWFHRRFREWATELDLGQLVPHQARHTLATSLLRAGASLTHIRRYLGQVSDRMAEHYVHLTSEDLENVLQHVWVTGPGTAQPGELLAGETTPLTREQAQALAIDLSRRSTPSEGGFCTFQPVVDGGACPWNLDCHNCDKFVLSGADLLYWRRKREQWRLLAEGAPDDAIADYLHRYFEPTARAIDGLEKALVGLGLLGDALALDLRKPQDYFHRVWSTAFRAADLADAGDDEQSEYSDTCTTDNDPEQDIA; this is encoded by the coding sequence GTGACCGCGAACTCGCTGCTGCCCCTCTACACCGAACGTTCCGACCGCGAGGGCCGTGACAGGCTGGAGATCCTCACCGCGCTGATCAGTGCCCCCTTTTTCGACCCGATCTTCCGTGGAGTACTCGTCCGGGTTCCCCAAGACCACTCCGTCTACCAGTGGGGATGCGTCGTCGGCGCCTGCGAACGCGTCCGCTCCGGAGGGACGGACCTGTGCTCCAACCATCTCCGGCAGTGGGGAAAGGCGCGGGAATCGGGCACGACCCGGGCGGAGTTCCTCACTGCGGCACAGCCGCTGTCCCGGGCCGAGTTCGAGCGCGAGGGCCCGTGCTCGATCTGCCCCGATCGGCCGGCGGAGCCGCGAACCGACCTGCGGTTGTGCCGCGCCCACTACAGCTCCTGGAAGTACTACGTCGCCCCGCGCGATTCCGGGGCGGACTTTGAGCAGTGGGCTGCTGAACAGGAGCCCCGCGGGGGTTACGGCAACTGCAAGGTCACGGTCTGCCCCGGGCTGGCGGAGTCGCCGCTGGGTTTGTGCAGCTGGCACTGGCACCGTTACAAGCGCGACCGCCGCCCCGGCGGGGCGGCCCTTCCGGCCAGCTGGTGGCAGCGATACGAGAGCCAGGGACGCTCCGTCCCCGTCTCCTGCACGGACGAGAACGCCTTCCGCACCTGGTGCGCGAGGGTCGATCCGGCCCCGAGGCCGGGACTGGTCAACCTGCGCGGTCTGCGGCCGCTGCTGCGAGCCGAGATCCAGTACACCCTGTTCGCCCACACCCAGCAGGACCGGCACAGCATCTGGCGCCTGGACTGGATCCAGAAGCTCGTCAACCTCGCGCGAGAGCGCGACGCCGGCTCGCTGACCGACCTGGACTTGGACGACTTCCCGCGGTTTCACACCTCGATTGTGAAGAAGATGCTCCACTACCTGCGGCTGGTCTACTTCACCCCCGAGCAGACGCGGGACGCCGGGTTCCTCGAGACCGACCACTTCGGCATCCGCTTCCCTCACCGGGCCAGCCACATCGACCTGACCCGCATCACCCAGCGCTGGCTGCGTGACCTGCTCTGGGACTACACCGCCGAGCTCATCCGCTCGCCCCACCGCCCACGCACCGCAGTGCCCATCGACGGCATCCGCCGGGCCTGCACCGAGCTGAGCGCGTTCATAGAGGTCGACGCCCCCGGCGGCGGCCACGACCCGAGCGCCTTGCGGGTGGAGCACATGCACCGGTTCATCGCCGATCAGCGCCATCGTGAACGCCACGGGCTGCCCTCGCTGGTGATGAAGGGGCTCTACGGAAAGCCGTCGACGGTCACCTCCGTCACCCGCACCGACGTGTTCAACGGCGTCCGCAAGCTGCTGCGGAACGCGATGGAGAACGGCGCCGCCGAACGGCTCGGCCTGGACCGCGAGTTCATCATCGCCATGCCATTCGCCGGCGGCGAGCCGCTGCGAGCCCGGCGTCCGTTTCCCGACGAGGTCGCCCGAGCCCTGGCCGACGAGGCCAACCTCGCCCAGCTCACAGAGCAGTACGACCCCGATGACCAGGGGATGCGGGACGTCTGGGAGACCATCGTGCTGACCGGCCGCCGCGTGAACGAGGTCCTCAAGCTGCGCTGGAACTGCATCGGCCGCTACGGCGGCCTGCCGATGTTCTGGCACGACCAGACCAAGGTCGGCAACTACGACACCGCAATCCGTATCCCCGACCGGCTCTACGACCTCCTCGCCGAACGGCAGCGCAAGACACTGGACCGGTTCGTCGCCCGGCACGGACGCCGCCCGACCGGCACCGAACGCGCTCAGCTTGCCCTGTTCACCAGCAAGGTCCGCAACCCCGACGGCGCTACCGCTCTGTCCTACCAGTGGTTCCACCGAAGGTTCCGGGAGTGGGCCACCGAGCTCGACCTCGGCCAGCTCGTCCCCCATCAGGCTCGCCACACTCTGGCCACCAGCCTGCTTCGGGCCGGGGCGAGCCTCACCCACATCCGCCGCTATCTCGGCCAGGTCTCGGACCGGATGGCCGAGCACTACGTCCACCTGACCAGCGAAGACCTGGAGAACGTCCTCCAGCACGTCTGGGTCACCGGCCCCGGCACCGCCCAACCCGGCGAACTCCTCGCCGGAGAGACCACCCCACTCACCCGAGAGCAGGCCCAGGCCCTCGCCATCGACCTCTCACGCCGCAGCACCCCCTCCGAGGGCGGGTTCTGCACCTTCCAGCCCGTCGTCGACGGCGGCGCCTGCCCCTGGAACCTCGACTGCCACAACTGCGACAAGTTCGTCCTCTCCGGCGCCGACCTCCTCTACTGGCGGCGCAAACGCGAACAGTGGCGGCTGCTGGCCGAAGGCGCCCCGGACGACGCGATCGCCGACTATCTCCACCGCTACTTCGAGCCCACAGCCCGCGCCATCGACGGCCTGGAGAAGGCCCTGGTCGGCCTCGGCCTCCTCGGCGACGCCCTCGCCCTTGACCTGCGCAAACCCCAGGACTACTTCCACCGCGTGTGGTCCACGGCCTTCCGCGCCGCCGACCTCGCCGACGCGGGCGACGACGAGCAGAGCGAGTACAGCGATACGTGCACAACCGACAACGACCCCGAGCAGGACATCGCATGA
- a CDS encoding DUF6262 family protein, producing the protein MKTSAVPEPRTAAALAARRHKTETALKRVREAIIRLRREKAQVSVTAVARRADVSRTFLYDNPEARAVIASAMAEAGERRTQLLADQGEEREATWRERALNAEDALKTAHSEILAQRNRIGELIGQVRDLEAEWAEEAVQRITTENTTLKQRVRQLTADNRSLDERLKAARSNLRFQDRRVADLEARIVDPASGI; encoded by the coding sequence ATGAAGACCTCTGCCGTTCCAGAACCCCGCACGGCCGCCGCCCTGGCCGCCCGCCGCCACAAGACCGAGACCGCCCTGAAGCGGGTCCGTGAAGCCATCATCCGGCTCCGGCGTGAGAAGGCCCAGGTCAGCGTGACCGCCGTCGCCCGTCGAGCGGACGTCTCCCGCACCTTCCTCTACGACAATCCCGAGGCCAGAGCCGTCATCGCCTCCGCGATGGCCGAGGCTGGAGAGCGCCGGACCCAGTTGCTCGCCGACCAGGGCGAGGAACGTGAGGCGACCTGGCGTGAACGCGCTCTGAATGCCGAAGACGCCCTCAAGACCGCTCACAGCGAGATCCTCGCCCAGCGGAATCGCATCGGTGAACTCATCGGCCAGGTGCGGGACTTGGAGGCCGAATGGGCCGAGGAGGCCGTCCAGCGGATCACTACCGAGAACACCACCCTCAAACAGCGAGTCCGTCAGCTCACGGCCGACAACCGCAGCCTTGACGAGCGGCTCAAGGCGGCCCGCTCCAACCTCCGCTTCCAGGACCGCCGCGTCGCTGACCTCGAAGCCCGGATCGTTGACCCAGCGTCAGGCATCTGA